The nucleotide sequence AACGCGGTCGTGCACGACGTGTTCGAACCGGACCAGGTCTTCCGCATCGACCACTACCTCGGCAAGGAGACCGTCCAGAACATCCTGGCGCTCCGTTTCGCCAACACCATGTTCGAGCCGATCTGGAACCGGTCCTTCGTGGACCACGTGCAGATCACCATGGCCGAGGACATCGGCATCGGCGGCCGGGCCGGCTACTACGACGGCATCGGCGCCGCCCGTGACGTCATCCAGAACCACCTGCTCCAGCTCATGGCCCTCACCGCCATGGAGGAGCCCGCCTCCTTCGACGCCGACGCGCTGCTCACCGAGAAGCTCAAGGTGCTCAAGGCGGTGAAGGTGCCGGACGACCTGGGCAGGCACACCGTGCGCGGCCAGTACGCGGGCGCCTGGCAGGGCGGCGAGAGGGTGCGGGGCTACCTCGAGGAGGACGGCATCGACGCGGCCTCCACGACGGACACGTACGCGGCCGTGAAGCTGAACGTCGACAACCGCCGCTGGGCGGGCGTCCCGTTCTACCTGCGCACCGGCAAGCGCCTCGGCCGGCGGGTCACCGAGATCGCGGTGGTCTTCCAGCGGGCCCCGCACTCCCCCTTCGACTCCACCGCCACCGAGGAGCTCGGCCAGAACGCGATCGTCATCCGCGTCCAGCCGGACGAGGGCATCACGGTCCGCTTCGGCTCCAAGGTCCCCGGCACCTCCATGGAGATCCGGGACGTCACGATGGACTTCGCCTACGGCGAGTCCTTCACGGAGTCCAGCCCCGAGGCCTACGAGCGGCTCATCCTGGACGTGCTGCTCGGCGACGCCAACCTGTTCCCGCGCCACCAGGAAGTGGAAGAGTCCTGGAAGATCCTCGACCCGATCGAGGAGTACTGGGCACGGCACGGCAGGCCCGCGCAGTACTCCTCGGGCAGCTGGGGACCCGAGGAAGCCGACGAGATGCTCGCACGAGACGGACGGAGCTGGCGCAGGCCATGAAGATCGACCTGACCGACACCACGGCAAGCAAGATCAACAAGGCGTTGGTGCACGGTCGCCGCGCCATCGGCACACCGGCCGTGGGCATGGTCCTGACGATGGTGATCGTCACGGACGAGGAGAACGCCTACGACTCGATCAAGGCGGCCGAGGAGGCCTCGCACGAGCACCCCTCGCGCACCCTGGTCGTCATCAAGCGGCACGCCCGCAGCCCGCGCGACCGCACCAACTCCCACCTCGACGCCGAGGTACGGGTGGGCGCCGACGCGGGCACCGGCGAGACGGTCGTCCTGCGGACCTACGGCGAGGTGTCCGACCACGCCGACTCCGTCGTGCTGCCGCTGCTGCTCCCCGACGCCCCGGTGGTGGTCTGGTGGCCGGTGGACGCGCCGGAGAACCCCGCCAAGGACCCGCTGGGCGCCCTCGCGCAGCGCAGGATCACCGACATGTACGCCGTGGAGCGGCCGCTGGCGGCGCTCGCGGCCCGCGTGAAGTCGTACGCCCCCGGCGACACCGACCTCGCCTGGACCCGGCTCACCCCCTGGCGTTCGATGCTCGCGGCGGCCCTGGACCAGGCCCAGGTGCCCATCACCACGGCGGCCGTGGAGAGCGAGGCCGACAACCCCAGCGCCGAGCTGCTCGCGCGCTGGCTGGAGGCCCGGCTCGACGTCACGGTCGACCGGGTGGTCACGGCGGGACCGGTCGTCACGGCCGTCCGCCTCGGCACCGCGAACGGCGAGATCGTCATCGACCGCCCCGAGGGCCCGCTGGCCACGCTCACCCTGCCCGGCCAGCCCTCGCGCACCCTCGCGCTGAAGGTCCGCGCCACCTCCGAACTCATCGCCGAGGAGCTCAGGCGCCTCGACGCGGACGAGATGTACGCCGTCGCCCTGCGCGGCGAAGGCACCAAGGAGACCCCCTCCCATGTCTGACACCCCCCGGCTCGACCAGCGGCCCGAGTGGACCGCGCTGAAGGACCACCGCGCCCGGTGGACGGCACATCTGCGGGAGCTGTTCGCCGAGGACCCGGGCCGCGCGGAGCGGTACGTGGTGCGCGTCGGCGACCTGCGCATCGACTACTCCAAGAACCTGGTCACGGACGAGACCCTCGCCCTGCTGCGTGAACTGGCCGCCGCGACGGACGTCTTCGGTCTCCGGGACGCCATGTTCCGCGGTGAGAAGATCAACGTCACGGAGGACCGTGCGGTCCTGCACACCGCGCTGCGGGCGCCCGCGGACGCGGTGGTCGAGGTCGACGGGGAGAACGTGGTCCCCGAGGTGCACGCGGTCCTGGAGCGGATGTCCGGCTTCGCCGGGCGGGTGCGTTCGGGTGAGTGGACCGGTCACACGGGCCGCCGGATCCGCAATGTCGTCAACATCGGCATCGGCGGCTCGGACCTGGGCCCGGCCATGGCCTACGAGGCGCTGCGGGCCTTCACCGACCGCTCGCTGACCTTCCGGTTCGTCTCCAACGTCGACGGCGCCGACCTCCACGAGGCCGTCCATGGCCTGGACCCGGCCGAGACGCTGTTCGTCGTCGCGTCGAAGACGTTCACCACGATCGAGACGATCACCAACGCCACCTCGGCGCGCGGCTGGCTCCTCGACGGGTTCGGCGGCGACGAGAAGGCCGTCGCCCGGCACTTCGTCGCGCTGTCGACCAACGCCGAGAAGGTGGCCGGCTTCGGCATCGACACGGCCAACATGTTCGAGTTCTGGGACTGGGTCGGCGGCCGCTACTCCTTCGACTCGGCGATCGGCCTGTCGCTGATGATCGCCATCGGCCCCGACCGCTTCCGTGAACTCCTCGACGGCTTCCACCTCGTCGACGAGCACTTCCGCACCGCGCCCGCCGAAGCCAACGCCCCGCTCCTGCTGGGCCTGCTGGGCATCTGGTACGGCAACTTCCACGACGCCCAGTCGCACGCCGTGCTCCCCTACAGCCACTACCTCTCCAAGTTCACCGCCTACCTCCAGCAGCTCGACATGGAGTCCAACGGCAAGTCCGTGGACCGCGAGGGCCGCCAGGTCGACTGGCAGACCGGCCCCGTCGTCTGGGGCACCCCCGGCACCAACGGACAGCACGCCTACTACCAGTTGATCCACCAGGGCACGAAACTGATCCCCGCCGACCTGATCGGCTTCGCCCGCCCGGTCGACGAGCTCAGCGGTGAACTCGCCGACCAGCACGACCTGCTGATGGCCAACCTGTTCGCGCAGGGACAGGCCCTCGCCTTCGGCAAGACCGCCGAGGAGGTCCGGGCGGAGGGGGTACCGGAGGAGCAGGTGGCACCCCGCACCTTCCGGGGCAACCACCCGACCACCACGATCCTCGCCCGTGAGCTGACCCCCTCGGTGCTCGGCCAGCTCATCGCCCTCTACGAGCACAAGGTGTTCGTCCAGGGCGCGGTGTGGAACATCGACTCCTTCGACCAGTGGGGCGTGGAGCTCGGCAAGGTGCTCGCCAAGCGGGTCGAACCCGCCCTCACCGAAGGCACCGAGGTCCCCGGCCTCGACCCCTCCACCGCCGCACTCGTCGCCGCCTACCGCGAACTCAGGAAGTAGAGAAACGACATGACATCCATGCAGCTGGGCCTGATCGGTCTGGGCAA is from Streptomyces asoensis and encodes:
- the zwf gene encoding glucose-6-phosphate dehydrogenase, giving the protein MSSSSLGAAWENPLRDPRDRRLPRIAGPSGLVIFGVTGDLSRKKLMPAVYDLANRGLLPPGFSLVGFARRDWEDQDFAQVVHDAVREHSRTPFREEVWQQLAEGMRFVPGDFDDDTAFKQLKNAVEELDASRGTGGNFAFYLSVPPKFFPKVVEQLKKHGLAKGPEGSWRRGVIEKPFGHDLDSARELNAVVHDVFEPDQVFRIDHYLGKETVQNILALRFANTMFEPIWNRSFVDHVQITMAEDIGIGGRAGYYDGIGAARDVIQNHLLQLMALTAMEEPASFDADALLTEKLKVLKAVKVPDDLGRHTVRGQYAGAWQGGERVRGYLEEDGIDAASTTDTYAAVKLNVDNRRWAGVPFYLRTGKRLGRRVTEIAVVFQRAPHSPFDSTATEELGQNAIVIRVQPDEGITVRFGSKVPGTSMEIRDVTMDFAYGESFTESSPEAYERLILDVLLGDANLFPRHQEVEESWKILDPIEEYWARHGRPAQYSSGSWGPEEADEMLARDGRSWRRP
- the opcA gene encoding glucose-6-phosphate dehydrogenase assembly protein OpcA; translated protein: MKIDLTDTTASKINKALVHGRRAIGTPAVGMVLTMVIVTDEENAYDSIKAAEEASHEHPSRTLVVIKRHARSPRDRTNSHLDAEVRVGADAGTGETVVLRTYGEVSDHADSVVLPLLLPDAPVVVWWPVDAPENPAKDPLGALAQRRITDMYAVERPLAALAARVKSYAPGDTDLAWTRLTPWRSMLAAALDQAQVPITTAAVESEADNPSAELLARWLEARLDVTVDRVVTAGPVVTAVRLGTANGEIVIDRPEGPLATLTLPGQPSRTLALKVRATSELIAEELRRLDADEMYAVALRGEGTKETPSHV
- the pgi gene encoding glucose-6-phosphate isomerase, with translation MSDTPRLDQRPEWTALKDHRARWTAHLRELFAEDPGRAERYVVRVGDLRIDYSKNLVTDETLALLRELAAATDVFGLRDAMFRGEKINVTEDRAVLHTALRAPADAVVEVDGENVVPEVHAVLERMSGFAGRVRSGEWTGHTGRRIRNVVNIGIGGSDLGPAMAYEALRAFTDRSLTFRFVSNVDGADLHEAVHGLDPAETLFVVASKTFTTIETITNATSARGWLLDGFGGDEKAVARHFVALSTNAEKVAGFGIDTANMFEFWDWVGGRYSFDSAIGLSLMIAIGPDRFRELLDGFHLVDEHFRTAPAEANAPLLLGLLGIWYGNFHDAQSHAVLPYSHYLSKFTAYLQQLDMESNGKSVDREGRQVDWQTGPVVWGTPGTNGQHAYYQLIHQGTKLIPADLIGFARPVDELSGELADQHDLLMANLFAQGQALAFGKTAEEVRAEGVPEEQVAPRTFRGNHPTTTILARELTPSVLGQLIALYEHKVFVQGAVWNIDSFDQWGVELGKVLAKRVEPALTEGTEVPGLDPSTAALVAAYRELRK